From the Acipenser ruthenus unplaced genomic scaffold, fAciRut3.2 maternal haplotype, whole genome shotgun sequence genome, one window contains:
- the LOC117968806 gene encoding ephrin type-B receptor 4a-like, translating to MFTDARKKASGALQQLTRLLLIPGSALPRYICIQEARLAMYCWVILSFLRLSWAVEETLMNTKLETADLKWTTFPKTDPQWEEVSGLDEESNSVRTYEICNPSEASWLRTTLIPRRGATHVYVEIKFTMMECSSIPHSTRGCKETFNLFYFQADSDVATAHFPAWMENPYTKVDTVAADHLLRKGTFGKFNTKTLSLGPLSKTGFYLAFQAQGSCMALLSVRVFYKKCPPLTVNFTSFEATVPRSLVEEATGRCVPNARRSSPAPPRMFCGQDGQWVEQVTSDCACDEGYEPAERSTKCRGCPVGTFKATHGPGSCQACPVNSQSASAGSSVCSCRNGYYRARTDPAHMPCSTPPSAPRSIVTRINDTLVTLEWSQPVDMGGRSDLSYNIVCRKCKDPPVKGVCENCEESVSFRPLQRALSQRRVDIWGLSPYTTYTFEIQAVNGVSELSSSPPQSEMVNITTNKDVPVPVTRIQEKEVTGSSLTLYWPVPAQSNYQILDYQVKYFEKDQGEVGAILLKSNTNSIIINELKRGTIYVVKVRARTMAGYGSFSQDISFRTQPDEQTNRDQQIALIASTVAVGVLVVAIVIIVAVVCIRKHGNSKDPEYSDKHGQYLIGHGMKVYIDPFTYEDPNEAVREFAKEIDVSCVKIEEVIGAGEFGEVCRGRLKVLGKKENYVAIKTLKGGYTEKQRRDFLSEASIMGQFDHPNIIRLEGVITNSCPVMIITEFMENGALDSFLRLNDGQFTPIQLVGMLRGIASGMKYLSEMSYVHRDLAARNILVNSNLVCKVSDFGLSRFLEENSSDPTYTSSLGGKIPIRWTAPEAIAFRKFTSSSDVWSYGIVMWEVMSFGERPYWDMSNQDVINAIEQDYRLPPPPDCPNSLHQLMLDCWQKERNVRPRFAQIVSSLDKLIRNPASLKILAREAAGPSHPLLDQRLPPFSSFVSVGEWLRAIKMGRYEDSFVQAGFSNFDLVSQISTEDLLRIGVTLAGHQKKILSSIQNMRAQLKNPQPARF from the exons AAACGCTCATGAATACCAAACTGGAAACGGCGGACTTGAAATGGACAACGTTCCCTAAAACAGACCCACAG TGGGAGGAGGTGAGCGGTCTGGACGAGGAATCCAACAGCGTCCGCACTTACGAGATCTGCAACCCCAGCGAGGCCAGCTGGCTCCGGACCACCCTGATCCCTCGCCGGGGGGCCACACACGTCTACGTGGAGATCAAGTTCACGATGATGGAGTGCTCCTCCATCCCGCACAGCACCCGCGGCTGCAAGGAGACCTTCAACCTCTTCTACTTCCAGGCGGACAGCGACGTCGCCACGGCCCACTTCCCCGCCTGGATGGAGAACCCGTACACCAAAGTGGACACCGTGGCCGCTGACCACCTCCTCCGCAAGGGGACCTTCGGGAAATTCAACACCAAGACCCTCAGCCTGGGTCCGCTGTCCAAAACGGGATTCTACTTGGCTTTCCAAGCCCAGGGCTCCTGCATGGCTCTCCTGTCAGTGAGAGTCTTTTACAAAAAGTGCCCGCCGCTCACCGTGAACTTCACGAGCTTTGAGGCGACGGTGCCCCGGAGTCTGGTGGAGGAGGCGACAGGGAGGTGCGTGCCCAACGCCCGCAGGTCCTCGCCGGCGCCCCCTAGGATGTTTTGCGGGCAGGACGGGCAGTGGGTGGAGCAGGTGACGTCGGACTGCGCCTGCGATGAAGGTTACGAGCCAGCGGAGAGGAGCACCAAGTGCAGAG GTTGCCCTGTGGGCACTTTCAAAGCCACCCACGGTCCGGGGTCCTGCCAGGCTTGCCCtgtgaacagccaatcagcttccgcGGGGTCCAGCGTGTGCTCCTGCCGTAATGGGTACTACCGCGCCAGGACCGACCCCGCCCACATGCCCTGCAGCA CCCCGCCCTCAGCCCCTCGGAGCATTGTGACCCGCATCAACGACACCTTGGTCACGCTGGAGTGGAGCCAGCCTGTGGACATGGGGGGCCGTTCTGACCTCTCCTACAACATCGTCTGTCGCAAGTGCAAGGATCCGCCGGTGAAGGGGGTCTGCGAGAACTGCGAGGAGAGCGTCTCTTTCCGGcccctgcagagggcgctgtccCAGCGCAGGGTGGACATCTGGGGGCTGTCCCCCTACACCACCTACACCTTCGAGATCCAGGCGGTCAACGGCGTGTCCGAGCTGAGTAGCTCCCCGCCACAGTCCGAGATGGTCAACATCACGACCAACAAGGATG TTCCGGTTCCGGTGACCAGGATCCAGGAGAAAGAAGTGACCGGGAGCAGTCTGACCCTTTACTGGCCAGTGCCTGCCCAATCCAACTACCAGATTCTGGACTATCAAGTCAAGTACTTCGAAAAG GACCAAGGTGAAGTGGGTGCCATCCTTCTCAAAAGCAACACCAATTCCATCATTATTAACGAGCTGAAACGTGGCACGATCTACGTGGTCAAAGTGAGGGCCAGGACCATGGCTGGCTACGGCAGCTTCAGCCAGGATATCTCCTTCCGCACCCAGCCTGATG AACAAACTAACAGGGACCAGCAAATTGCACTGATCGCAAGTACTGTGGCTGTCGGAGTGCTGGTGGTGGCGATCGTCATTATCGTTGCGGTCGTCTGCATCAG GAAGCACGGCAACTCCAAGGATCCTGAATATTCCGATAAACATGGGCAGTACCTCATTGGCCACG GAATGAAGGTCTACATCGACCCCTTCACTTACGAAGACCCCAACGAAGCCGTGCGCGAGTTCGCCAAGGAAATCGACGTGTCCTGCGTCAAGATTGAAGAGGTCATCGGTGCCG GGGAGTTTGGGGAGGTGTGTCGCGGGCGTCTGAAAGTCCTGGGGAAGAAGGAGAATTATGTAGCCATCAAGACCCTGAAAGGAGGCTACACTGAGAAGCAGAGGCGGGACTTCCTGAGCGAGGCGAGCATCATGGGCCAGTTCGACCACCCCAACATCATCCGACTGGAGGGCGTCATCACCAACAGCTGTCCGGTCATGATCATCACAGAGTTTATGGAGAACGGTGCCCTCGACTCCTTCCTCAGG CTGAACGACGGTCAGTTCACTCCGATCCAGCTGGTGGGAATGCTGCGCGGGATCGCCTCGGGAATGAAGTACCTGTCGGAGATGAGCTACGTCCATCGTGACCTGGCGGCGCGAAACATCCTGGTCAACAGCAACCTGGTGTGCAAGGTCTCCGACTTCGGACTGTCGAGATTCCTAGAGGAGAACTCCTCCGATCCCACCTACACCAGCTCGCTG GGTGGCAAGATCCCGATCCGATGGACCGCTCCGGAGGCCATAGCGTTCCGAAAGTTCACCTCCTCCAGCGACGTGTGGAGCTACGGCATCGTCATGTGGGAAGTGATGTCGTTCGGAGAAAGACCCTACTGGGACATGTCCAACCAAGAC GTTATCAATGCAATCGAGCAGGACTATCGCCTGCCCCCTCCCCCCGACTGCCCCAACTCTCTGCACCAGCTCATGCTGGACTGCTGGCAGAAGGAGCGGAACGTGCGCCCCAGATTTGCCCAGATCGTCAGCTCCCTGGACAAGCTCATCCGCAACCCAGCAAGCCTCAAGATCCTGGCTCGTGAGGCCGCAGG GCCATCCCACCCGCTCCTGGATCAGCGCCTGCCCCCTTTCTCCTCCTTCGTCTCGGTGGGCGAGTGGCTTCGGGCCATCAAGATGGGCCGCTACGAGGATAGCTTCGTGCAGGCTGGCTTTAGCAACTTCGACTTGGTCAGCCAGATCTCAACAGA AGACTTGCTTCGAATCGGTGTCACCTTGGCTGGTCACCAGAAGAAAATCCTGTCCAGCATTCAGAACATGAGGGCGCAGTTAAAAAATCCACAACCGGCTCGATTCTGA